The DNA window CCCGAAACTCTTATAAATACTCTTTAATCTGTAAAAGATGTGTAATCACTTTCAAGCCTTCTTCGGATTTATTTTCCTTAAAAACATCAAAGAAAATCACATCCATACCAAAATTCTGAGCACCGACAACGTCTGCAACCCAGTCATCGCCAATTAAAATACTGTTTTCTTTTGTGGCTTTTGAAAGGTTCAGAGAATATTCAAAAATTTCGGGACGTGGCTTTCTTACACCAACTGTATCTGCGCTTGTGATGGTCTGAAAATACCTGTCAATTCCGGACAAAATACACTTTCTCTCCGTCACTTCTTTGAACCCGTTTGAAATAATATGCAGTGTGTAACTTTTTGCCTTAAGATATTCAAGAATATATTCTGCACCTTCTACAAGTTCATTATGATTGAGAATTTTATCTAAGAAATGTTCCTCGAAATACATCGATAATTCTGGATCATCAACACCAAAACTTTTAAAGGTATCATAAAAACGATGTTTTCTGAGATATTCTTTATCGATAATTCCGTCGCGGATGTCTTCCCAGAGTTTTTCATTGATTTCATGATAAACAGAGTGGAATTCTTCAAACCTGATATTGTACTTTAACCCGATTTCTTCTTTCTCAAAAAGATCTTTTATCGTTAAATACGCATTGCGGCGGTGATCCCAAAGTGTATTATCAAGATCAAAAAAAATGTGCTGAATTTTCATACAGCACAAAATTAATAATTTTAATTTTTGGATACAGGATAATTCTTGCCTTTGGCTTTCACTACCTCGACGCTCTTTGAAAAGTTGAGTAAAAACTCAATAGTTTGTTTCTTAGGTTTCAAAGCTTTCACTTTTAAGGAATCATTTTTTTTCATAGGCGAAAATGTTTTTCCTTAAAAACGGGAATTTTCAGAAATTATTATTTATCTAGTTAAGATAATATTATTTTCATCCATGATTTTTCTCAGGTTGATTAAAGCATAGCGCACTCTTCCCAGTGTAGTATTGATACTCATGTCGGTATGATCCGCAATTTCTTTAAAACTTAATCCGTCAAAAAATCTTAGTTTAATTACTTCCTGCTGGTTTTCGGGTAAAAACTGAAGCATTTTTAAAAGATCTTCCTGAATCTGATTGGTTACAAGCTGATCCTCGATATTTTCGGAAGGCTCTCTCAAAAGATCAAAAACAGAATATTCATCCGTTTCAAAAGTAGTTTCTGAAACTTTCATATTTTTAGATTTTAACCTGAAATGATCGATAATAAGATTATGGGCAATTCTTTTCGCCCAAAGAATGAATTTTCCTTCTTCGTTATAGCGTCCTTCCTTCAGCATAATGATAATTTTCATGAAGGTATCCTGAAACACATCATTTGCTAAATCTTCATCATTAATTTTGTAAAAAATGAATGTAAACAACTCTCTCTGATGGCGGTGTATAAGGGTAGACAACGCCTCTTCGTCTCCTTTTTGGTAAAGGGAAATTAGTAAACTATCCGATTTTGATTTCATAACTTCTTCTCAATAAATATTGCTGACTATAATTCCAGATATTTTATCTGGCTTCAGCTGTAAATACAAAACAATTCTTCAGAGTAAAGTCGAATCAATAGGCGGATACAATTTTTCTATGGTGTAAATATAATAAATTTTTAATAACTGTTAACCATTTATTAACTTTTTACGAGAAAAATTCAAAAAAAGCTACTTAAACATATCGTGAATGAATACAGTAGGGATATTTAATGTAAAATTAACATTTACCCCCTTCAGTTCCTTACCATTTATTCCGCTGTTTCCGATCGGAAAAGCATAACCTCCGGTAAGATCCAGAATCCCGAAAAGCGTTACACCTACCTTCGGAGCAATATATTTGTTGGTTCCTTCCGCTCCCATCAGAAAATAGTAAGAATGGTTGAAATCTACATTTTTTTCAAAATTTAACAGAACATCGGCTGAAATTTTAGGCATGACAGCAAATTGGGAATGCGCAGAACCCATTAATGCGGAAGCTCCCAAACGGTAAATAACATCATCATTTTTTAAGAAAAGCAGCTTCCCTCCTATTTCCCCGAAACTCTGGTTCTGGTATGTATATCCTACACTTATCATTTTATGCACGGTTAACTGGGCTTTAGCAAATGTACTCAGGAAAAATACGGAAAGGATTGCGATTGCAAATCTGGCGTTTATCATCTTCAAATTTATTTAATGTAAAAATAAAAAAAACTGCCTTATCAAAAGATAAAGCAGCTATTTATATTGTATAAGTTTAAAATTAAATTCCGAAAGAAGCTTTAATTTCTTCTACTTTGTCTAATTTTTCCCATGTAAAGAACTCAAGGTTTTCCAGAGTAAGCTCGTTTTTATGACCTTTATTGAAAGTTTTGCTGGCAACATAATGCTCTTTTCCCATGTGTCCGTAAGAAGCTGTTTCCTGATAGATCGGGTTTCTTAGCTTTAAGTTCTGCTCGATTGCGTAAGGTCTTAAATCGAAGATTGTTGAAACTTTTTTAGCAATTTCTCCATCGTTAAGATCTACTTTTGCCGTTCCGTAGGTATTGATATACAATCCGCATGGCTCTGCAACCCCGATTGCGTAAGAAACCTGTACCAAAACTTCATCAGCAACTCCAGCAGCCACCAGATTTTTAGCAATGTGTCTTGTTGCATAAGCCGCACTTCTGTCTACTTTTGAAGGATCTTTTCCAGAGAATGCACCACCACCGTGAGCTCCTTTTCCTCCGTACGTATCTACGATAATCTTTCTTCCTGTAAGACCTGTATCTCCGTGAGGACCACCGATTACAAATTTACCGGTCGGGTTGATATGATATTTGATCTGATCGTTGAATAACGCTTTAATTTCTTCTGTCTGTAAAGCAACTACTCTAGGAATCAGAATATTTTTAATGTCTTCTCTGATTTTGTTCAGCATTTCTTCTTCAGATCCGAAATCATCATGTTGTGTAGAAACTACGATAGAATCGATTCTGATCGGCTTATGATCGTCAGAATATTCAATAGTAACCTGGGATTTTGCATCAGGACGAAGATATTTAATTTCTGAATCTTCTCTTCTGATCGCAGAAAGTTCCTTAAGAATAGTATGTGCAAGATCCAAAGCCAAAGGCATATAGTTAGCCGTTTCGTTGGTTGCGTATCCGAACATCATTCCCTGATCGCCCGCTCCCTGTGCATTCGCTTTAGCTTCGAAAGACTCATCCGTTACCACTCTGTCTACTCCCTGATTGATATCCGGAGACTGTTCGTGGATCGCAGAAATAACCCCGCAAGAATCTCCGTTGAACATATACTCTCCTTTTGTATAACCAATCCCGTTGATTACTTCTCTCGCGATCGTCTGAACATCAAGATAAGCATCAGATTTTACTTCACCCGCTAAAACCACCTGTCCTGTTGTAACAAGGGTTTCACAAGCTACCTTTGAGTTTTTGTCGTATGCTAAAAAATGATCGATTAATGCGTCGGAAATCTGATCGGCAATTTTGTCCGGATGTCCTTCTGAAACAGATTCAGATGTAAATAAATAAGACATATTATTCTATTTGTTTTTAGATTAAAAAAATATACGAAGAAAAATAAGAATAAATTGTCTAATGAAGGTCTAAAAAAGAATACTGTTTTAGCATATTTTTATAGAGGTTGCAATCAGGTCAAATTTTTCCTCGTTCGTAAACGTTGGCAAATTTAAGTACTATTTTTTAATACTCAAAATTTTTGTTTACTTATTATCTTTTCTTTAAATTGATGATTTGATGATATTTAACATAAAACACTATTGCGGTTTTATGCTTACAAATTCTTTCGGATTCTCGTGATAATTCAGTTTTTTCTCTAAAGAATTTCTGATAGAATGCGACAATTCATCAATAATTTTCTGCTTAAAGGTTGGTTTGTAGTAAATAATGCTGATTTCTCTGTACGGGAAAGGCTTCTTAAATCTGAAAACATTCTCCTTCTGTACATCTGAAAGCTGATTAAGAGCCAACTCTGGCAAAATACTGATTCCTCCTACTTTATCCACCATGTGAACCAAAGTCTGGATATTAGAAGCGAGAAAATCCAAGTTTTTAGGCTTTAATGTATTTTCTTTTAAATGACAGATATTTTCGAACTGGTTTCTCAGACAGTTTCCTTCTTCAAGCAGCCATACTTTTTCTACATTCAGTTCTTCCGGAACGACATAAGAGTTTTTCTTGTTGGCTTCTTTTTCAGAACTGTAGATCATCAACTCTTCATTGAATAAGAAATCCTGATAAAATTCATCTGCCGCATCATATGGTGTGGAAATAATTCCGGCATCCAACTCCCCTGCTTTCAAAGCTTTGATGATGTTGTCCGTTGTCATTTCTTTTACATTCATCTGGATTTTCGGGTTTTCTTCCAAAAATTTGAAGATTTCTGTAGGCAGGATGAAAGAAGAAACGGTAGGAATGATTCCGATATTGATGGTTCCTCCTAAAATATTGTTTAAAAGATTGGCTTTATTTTTAAGTTCATTGACAGATTCTATAATCACCTTCGCCTGATCGATGATCTGAAGCCCCACATCTGTGGTACGGATCGGGTGCGTTGTTCTGTCGAAAACCTTCACATCCAGTTCGTCCTCAAATTTCTGTATCATTGCACTTAATGTAGGCTGCGTAATGAAGCATGCTTGAGCCGCTTTCCCAAAATGTTTGTACTTATCAACCGCGATAAGATACTCGAGTTGCTGAATGTTCATCTGATTAATATTATCTATGACAAAGATAAAATGTTTTTGCCATTTGCAATTAAAAATTCAAGTAAATTTGATATTTAGTACCTTTACATAAACAAAAGCAGTTAAAAAATCATTCACAAAAATCATAAATCTATGGATTCTAAAAAATTGACCTTAAGTAA is part of the Chryseobacterium indicum genome and encodes:
- a CDS encoding YjjG family noncanonical pyrimidine nucleotidase; amino-acid sequence: MKIQHIFFDLDNTLWDHRRNAYLTIKDLFEKEEIGLKYNIRFEEFHSVYHEINEKLWEDIRDGIIDKEYLRKHRFYDTFKSFGVDDPELSMYFEEHFLDKILNHNELVEGAEYILEYLKAKSYTLHIISNGFKEVTERKCILSGIDRYFQTITSADTVGVRKPRPEIFEYSLNLSKATKENSILIGDDWVADVVGAQNFGMDVIFFDVFKENKSEEGLKVITHLLQIKEYL
- a CDS encoding RNA polymerase sigma factor, producing the protein MKSKSDSLLISLYQKGDEEALSTLIHRHQRELFTFIFYKINDEDLANDVFQDTFMKIIIMLKEGRYNEEGKFILWAKRIAHNLIIDHFRLKSKNMKVSETTFETDEYSVFDLLREPSENIEDQLVTNQIQEDLLKMLQFLPENQQEVIKLRFFDGLSFKEIADHTDMSINTTLGRVRYALINLRKIMDENNIILTR
- the metK gene encoding methionine adenosyltransferase, which translates into the protein MSYLFTSESVSEGHPDKIADQISDALIDHFLAYDKNSKVACETLVTTGQVVLAGEVKSDAYLDVQTIAREVINGIGYTKGEYMFNGDSCGVISAIHEQSPDINQGVDRVVTDESFEAKANAQGAGDQGMMFGYATNETANYMPLALDLAHTILKELSAIRREDSEIKYLRPDAKSQVTIEYSDDHKPIRIDSIVVSTQHDDFGSEEEMLNKIREDIKNILIPRVVALQTEEIKALFNDQIKYHINPTGKFVIGGPHGDTGLTGRKIIVDTYGGKGAHGGGAFSGKDPSKVDRSAAYATRHIAKNLVAAGVADEVLVQVSYAIGVAEPCGLYINTYGTAKVDLNDGEIAKKVSTIFDLRPYAIEQNLKLRNPIYQETASYGHMGKEHYVASKTFNKGHKNELTLENLEFFTWEKLDKVEEIKASFGI
- a CDS encoding LysR substrate-binding domain-containing protein, with product MNIQQLEYLIAVDKYKHFGKAAQACFITQPTLSAMIQKFEDELDVKVFDRTTHPIRTTDVGLQIIDQAKVIIESVNELKNKANLLNNILGGTINIGIIPTVSSFILPTEIFKFLEENPKIQMNVKEMTTDNIIKALKAGELDAGIISTPYDAADEFYQDFLFNEELMIYSSEKEANKKNSYVVPEELNVEKVWLLEEGNCLRNQFENICHLKENTLKPKNLDFLASNIQTLVHMVDKVGGISILPELALNQLSDVQKENVFRFKKPFPYREISIIYYKPTFKQKIIDELSHSIRNSLEKKLNYHENPKEFVSIKPQ